A stretch of Flavobacterium sp. N2270 DNA encodes these proteins:
- a CDS encoding M1 family metallopeptidase codes for MKKLLIIGFLFLGIVEITAQKFTRRDSLQGGMRFERTCFDVLRYDLNIKINPEERTIVGYNDISFKVVENTSKIQLDLFDNMKIDSIIWNKQKLTYKRDFDAVFISFPNELKQNTSEKVRFYYSGKPKVAKNAPWDGGFVFKKDSNKNHHIAVAVQGTGASLWFPVKDSQTDEPNNGASVRVAVPNGLMNVSNGRFKGSEDLGNGFTRWDWEVINPINNYTITVNIADYVHIHDKLDDLDLDYYVLRENEEKARKHFEEDVKPMMNCFQTKFGKYPFWEDGYKLVETPYLGMEHQSAVAYGNKYKKGYMGFDLSGTGVGMFFDYITIHETGHEWFGNSITSKDIADMWIHEGFTTYSETVFIECMKGYEPAMKYINGQAKNVANDRPIIGQFGVNNEGSGDMYYKGSLLLNTLRHVVNDDEKWWKIILKYSETFKKQIIDTDMVIAFFNEETGMNLKPVFNQYLKTTKIPELTYKINGDNLTYYWTNVNEDFNMPIDFEYDKKTIRLFPTTSPQEVKLKKLKKSKSYQIYDNKFYISIKEDM; via the coding sequence ATGAAAAAACTACTTATTATCGGATTCCTTTTTTTGGGTATCGTCGAAATTACAGCACAAAAATTCACACGTAGAGATTCTCTTCAAGGTGGAATGCGTTTTGAGCGTACTTGCTTTGACGTACTTCGCTACGATTTAAATATCAAAATAAACCCAGAAGAAAGAACTATTGTTGGTTATAACGATATTAGTTTCAAAGTTGTAGAAAATACTTCAAAAATTCAATTGGATTTATTTGACAATATGAAAATAGATTCTATTATTTGGAACAAGCAAAAACTTACTTATAAAAGAGACTTTGATGCTGTATTTATCAGTTTTCCAAATGAATTAAAGCAAAATACTTCTGAAAAAGTGCGTTTTTATTATTCTGGTAAACCAAAAGTGGCTAAAAATGCACCTTGGGATGGCGGATTTGTATTTAAAAAAGACAGTAATAAAAACCATCATATTGCAGTTGCGGTTCAAGGAACTGGTGCTAGTTTGTGGTTTCCTGTTAAAGATTCTCAAACAGACGAACCAAATAATGGTGCTTCAGTAAGAGTTGCTGTACCAAACGGCTTAATGAATGTTTCTAACGGAAGATTTAAAGGTTCAGAAGATTTAGGAAACGGTTTTACACGTTGGGATTGGGAGGTTATTAATCCAATTAACAACTATACAATTACTGTAAATATTGCTGATTATGTACATATTCATGACAAACTAGACGATTTAGATTTAGATTATTATGTGCTTCGTGAAAATGAGGAAAAAGCACGTAAACATTTTGAGGAAGATGTAAAACCAATGATGAATTGCTTTCAAACAAAATTTGGAAAATATCCATTTTGGGAAGATGGTTATAAGCTTGTAGAAACACCTTATTTAGGTATGGAACACCAAAGTGCAGTTGCCTATGGTAATAAATATAAGAAAGGTTATATGGGCTTCGATTTATCAGGAACTGGAGTTGGAATGTTCTTCGATTATATAACGATTCATGAAACGGGTCACGAATGGTTTGGAAATAGTATTACAAGTAAAGATATTGCCGATATGTGGATTCATGAAGGATTTACAACTTATAGTGAAACTGTTTTTATTGAATGTATGAAAGGGTACGAACCTGCAATGAAATATATTAATGGTCAAGCCAAAAACGTAGCAAATGACCGACCAATTATTGGTCAATTTGGTGTTAATAATGAAGGAAGTGGCGATATGTATTACAAAGGTTCTCTTTTACTAAATACATTGCGTCATGTTGTAAACGATGATGAAAAATGGTGGAAAATAATTTTAAAGTATTCTGAAACTTTTAAAAAGCAAATTATCGATACCGATATGGTTATTGCTTTTTTTAATGAAGAAACAGGAATGAACCTTAAACCCGTTTTTAATCAGTATTTAAAAACAACAAAAATTCCAGAATTAACATATAAAATTAACGGAGATAATTTAACTTATTATTGGACCAATGTAAATGAAGACTTTAATATGCCAATTGATTTTGAATATGATAAAAAAACAATTCGTTTATTTCCTACAACAAGTCCGCAAGAAGTAAAATTAAAAAAGCTGAAAAAATCTAAAAGCTACCAAATTTATGACAACAAGTTTTATATAAGTATTAAAGAAGACATGTAG
- a CDS encoding RluA family pseudouridine synthase, which yields MAYFIYNSMNDFFQHFKTNISGINLPEKFTFPFYYEPNELSKIASQELQNYLENQTDFEHNFGLDETQKGLVIGKMFGVLVCENSKGELGYLAAFSGKLADSNHHKKFVPTVYDMLDENGFYKIGENKLNQITKEIEVLEQDLKYLEALETLKNIQNEAEIDLNRQKKVMKLQKELRTEKRTNPNCNIEELNKESQLEKILFKKMTKYWEYKIADAEKEVNLFTNEINAKKETRRIKSAQLQQQLFDNYAFLNQYKNSKSLGEIFENNPPAGAGECAAPKLLHYAFQNNLKPVAMAEFWWGESPKSEIRKHKQFYPACTGKCEPILKHMLLDIEMDENPFLNNTAEHQNIEIVFEDNYLAVIHKPHEFLSVPGKNVKDSVYQRVKELYPNATGPLIVHRLDMSTSGLMLIAKSEEVYKNLQSQFIKRTVQKRYVAILDGIVLQNEGFIDLPLRVDLDNRPNQLVCYEHGKSARTKFEVISRENNKTRIHFFPITGRTHQLRVHASHKLGLNCPIIGDDLYGTKADRLHLHAEEITFEHPINKERITILKKAEF from the coding sequence ATGGCTTATTTTATTTATAATTCCATGAATGATTTTTTTCAACATTTTAAAACCAATATTTCAGGTATTAATTTACCAGAAAAATTTACATTTCCATTCTATTACGAACCCAATGAATTGAGTAAAATTGCTTCTCAAGAATTGCAAAATTACCTTGAAAATCAAACCGATTTTGAACATAATTTCGGGTTAGATGAAACTCAAAAAGGATTAGTAATTGGAAAAATGTTTGGTGTTTTAGTGTGCGAAAATTCAAAAGGAGAATTAGGTTATTTAGCTGCGTTTTCTGGAAAATTAGCAGATTCCAATCATCATAAAAAATTTGTTCCAACAGTTTATGACATGTTGGATGAAAACGGATTTTATAAAATTGGGGAAAATAAATTAAATCAAATTACCAAAGAAATTGAGGTTTTAGAACAAGATTTAAAATATTTAGAAGCACTTGAAACACTAAAAAACATTCAAAACGAAGCTGAAATTGACTTAAATCGTCAAAAAAAGGTGATGAAATTGCAAAAGGAACTTCGAACAGAAAAACGAACAAATCCGAATTGTAATATTGAAGAACTCAATAAAGAAAGCCAGTTAGAAAAGATTCTGTTTAAAAAAATGACAAAATATTGGGAATACAAAATTGCTGATGCTGAGAAAGAAGTAAACTTATTTACCAATGAAATAAATGCTAAAAAAGAAACTAGAAGAATCAAATCTGCTCAATTACAACAACAATTATTTGATAATTATGCTTTTTTGAATCAATATAAAAACTCAAAAAGTTTAGGTGAAATATTCGAGAACAATCCGCCAGCTGGTGCAGGAGAATGCGCTGCTCCTAAATTATTGCATTATGCGTTTCAAAATAATTTAAAACCAGTTGCAATGGCTGAATTTTGGTGGGGAGAATCTCCAAAATCAGAAATTAGAAAACATAAACAATTTTACCCTGCTTGTACTGGCAAATGTGAACCAATTTTGAAACACATGCTCTTGGATATTGAAATGGATGAAAATCCGTTTTTAAATAATACTGCAGAGCATCAAAATATAGAAATTGTATTTGAAGATAATTATTTAGCAGTAATTCATAAACCACATGAATTTTTATCTGTTCCTGGGAAAAATGTAAAAGATTCAGTTTACCAAAGAGTTAAAGAACTATATCCTAATGCAACCGGACCGTTAATTGTTCACCGATTAGACATGTCTACTTCAGGATTAATGCTCATTGCAAAATCGGAAGAAGTGTATAAAAACCTACAAAGTCAGTTTATAAAACGAACCGTTCAAAAAAGATATGTGGCAATTTTAGATGGAATTGTTCTTCAAAATGAAGGTTTTATTGATTTACCTTTACGAGTAGATTTAGACAATCGTCCTAATCAATTGGTTTGTTACGAACACGGAAAATCGGCAAGAACAAAATTTGAAGTAATTAGTAGAGAAAACAACAAAACACGCATTCACTTCTTTCCTATTACCGGCAGAACGCATCAATTACGAGTACATGCTTCACATAAATTAGGCTTAAATTGTCCAATAATTGGTGATGATTTGTACGGAACTAAAGCAGATAGATTACATCTTCATGCTGAAGAAATTACGTTTGAACATCCTATAAATAAAGAAAGAATTACTATTTTAAAAAAAGCTGAATTTTAG